The Clostridiales bacterium genomic interval TTTGGAAGGGCAAGGATAATATGGGGGAAACAATAGAACTTCTGCGAAACAACGTAGGATTTTCGTGGAAAGGGTTAATAATTTTTCTATTACCTATGCTGCCGAACGTTTTGTTTTTCATATTTAAAGATCCAAACGGCAATATGTCAGCAGCCAATAATCATTTCGTATTAGACATTGTTGAACATGGAAGCCAGGTAATATTTGCCACCCTTTTGATATTTATGGTCAGCAGGAAGGATTCTCCGGTATTATGTGGGTATACAATTCTTATGTTAATACTATTATTGGCTTATTATGGATTATGGATCGGATACTTTACAATTGGTGCTGATTTTATAATGCTCATGGCGATGGCTGTTTTACCTGTGATATATTTCATCTTAGGAGAAATTTGGCTTCATAATATACTTGCTGTTATACCTACAGCAATCTTTGGAATAGTACACATTATAATTACTTATATGGATTATCATTAACCGCATTAGGAATTGTGAGTATAAACTTCATATTGTGAGTAGGATTTTCATATGCAGGTTTGATATATTTATTGATGCTTTGGATTCCAAATACCATGATAAGTTGTATTTTAAAGGAGAAAAATAAATGAGATATGGAAAAGTTATTGGCGTAGGCAATACAGCAACTGTATATGAATGGGCAAAAGATAAAGTCCTTAAACTTTTCTATCCAGGCTATCCTAAAGATGCGGTAGAAAGAGAATTCCATAACGCACTGTCAATAAGGGATATGGATTTTCCAAAACCAAAGGCTTATGAAATAATTTCTTCTGAAGAGAGAATCGGTATTGTATATGATATGGTGAAAGGCGAATCACTGCTGGATTGGGTTATGAAAACTGGTGATGTGCAGGAATGTGCAATATATATGGCAAAGTTACACAAGGCAATCATTCATAATAAGGTTAGCAATGTGCCAAACTATAAGGAATTTTTAAAGTCTCATATACCAAATACTCTATCAGTTAATTTAAAGAAACAAGAAGAAATATTGCAAATGATAGATAGTTTACCAGATGGGAACACACTTTGTCATGGTGACTTTCATCCAGGCAATATACTCATATCGGATGGGCACACAATGGTCATAGATTTCATGAATGTATGCCATGGATATTTTTTATACGATGTTGCAAGAACTGTATTCTTGGTGGAATATACACCTGTGCCAATGGAAGTGGATGATAGAGAACTCTTTTTGCGATTAAAGAAAGCACTGGCAGATTTGTACCTTATGCAAATGAATGTTACCAGAGAAATGATACAAGATTATCTATCGGTTATCATCGCTGTTAGAGAAGGTGAATGTCCAAACGAATAATTAAGTGCAAATGGATGAAATAGTTTTAGTTATTATATTTAAGCTTAACTCTGCATGTTATTCAGGGATGATTAATTTTGGAGGGGTTATTTTGGAGTTTGAGATAAAAATCCATGAACATTTATTTGGCGATGAAAGGCCATTTAACAATTGCCATGCATCTACATTGATACTACTTCCTAGTGATGAAATATTGGTGGCATATTTTGGAGGTACCGAGGAAGGTAATGATGATGTTGCAATTTGGTATTCAAGAAGGAGAGGAGGGAGATGGTCTTCTCCTGTAAAAGCTGCAGATATTAAAGGAATCCCCCACTGGAACCCGGTACTTTATAGAGAAGAAGATGGAACAATATATTTATTTTATAAAGTTGGTCATAAAATTCCTCAGTGGCGCACCTTGCTTATTACTTCCAGAGATAATGGTCAAACATGGTCAGAATCTAAAGAACTGGTTGAAGGTGATAGAGGGGGGAGAGGCCCTGTAAAAAATAAGCTTATAAGATTAAGCAATGGTACATGGCTTGCTCCTGCATCGGTTGAAGGTGAATACTGGAATGCCTTTACTGATTCATCATTTGATAGAGGTAAAACTTGGATAAAAGGTGCTGCGGTGCCTTTAAAGCGCACTGGGAATAGTTCTTTTGTAGGGAAAGGAGTTATTCAACCTACGCTATGGGAATCAACTCCTGGAAGAGTACATATGCTTCTCAGAAGTACTGAAGGATATATTTTTAGGAGCGATTCCCTGGATTATGGAAGGACATGGTGTGAGGCATATTCTACTGGATTGCCGAACAATAATAGCGGTATAGATCTGGTAAAAATGAATAATGGTATATTAGCCTTGGCATATAATCCTGTGGGTCAGAATAGGGGACCAAGATTTCCACTTGCAATAAGCCTTTCACATGATAATGGGCTTACATGGAGAGAAAAAATGATTCTTGAAGAACAGCCGGGTGAATATTCTTATCCAGCAATAGTAAGTAACGGCAACAATTTATTTATTACCTATACATGGAAACGTGAGAATATTGCATTTTGGGAAATTACATTAAAATATTAAAGTATTTGCATTTTATGTATAGTATTCAGGCTTTAGTGCTAATATAGGTTTACTAAAAATTTTAGTATTCAACAATTAAGGTAATGAAATATTATATATTCCTTTTCTTAATTGTAATTAGGCAGCATTCAAGAATATGTACATGAGTGAAAAAATCTATTCGTTAGCATAACCATATTATACTGAGGTTCCACACCGTCTGCTGTACTGGCAAGAAAATGCCGATAAATTCGGACTTGATTGGGCAGATTTTTTATTGGATGATAACAAGAACTAACCAAGGAAAGATTATTGAGCGAAAATTAAGGAGTTTATAATTGTATTCCTTATGTAACAATATCGATAAGATATTTTATATGATGTAAATACTATTTACATGTAAATAGTATTTACATCATATAAAATATTAGTATATAATATACACGATATGAATATACAGAATAATATTTCAATTATCAATTTATTGTAAGTTTTGTGAGGAAAGCGATCAGCATGTTAACTAAAAGAATTTTTGAGCAGGTCCGTGAACTTATTGAAGAGGAAGCACGTGATAAAAAACCAGGGGAAGCTTTGGATACCGAGGTTAATTATGCACGACGTTTTGGTGTAAGCCGCCCTACTGTCCGTAAAGCAGTCGAAGATCTGATAAGCATCGGATTGATAAGCCGTATACCTGGCAAAGGGCTTGTCATGGCGGTGCAGGATGAGACGCCATATAGAGGTAAACTTTTGATTGCGATTCCATGCGATACTGGTGATGGATTTTTGTTCCGTGTAATGATGGGCTGTGTAGAAGAGGCGAACCTTTTGGGCTTTGATTACAAGATACTCAGTACTAAAGATTCTGCATCAAGGCTTGAACAGGTTAAACATGAGCATATAAGCGATTTTTGCGCTGTCATTACTTGCTGCTATGAAGAAGATGCGGAGTATGAACTGATATCATATCTTAAGAGGAAGGGTTTGCCTGTAATACTCATAGATAATCCGCCAAGGCATATTGATGTTCCATGCATTACTTGCGATGATTACGACGGTGGTTACAAAATGGGGACATATCTGGCCAAAAAGGGACACAGGAGTATAATCAATATTTCAATAGATAGACCTGTATTGACAATTGAGAGAAGAAACAAAGGCTTTTTACAAGCCATGGAAGATGCAAGTGTTAATTATGACAAGTCATTAATCATAAATGGGACCCAGGAATTTTACTCACGTTTTACTCCCCGGGATTTTAAGTCTGGTAAATATACGGCAATATGCAGTCATACTAGTCTCATGATTTACGATATAAGCGGCTGGCTTTATAAAAATGGTCTTAGCATATATGATGATGTATCAATAATGGGGTATGGTGATCTTGCTTATGTTCCAATGCAAAATGTATTTTTGACTTCCATCGGTGTGCCGATTTATGAGATGGGAAAAGGTGCCGTGGAAGAGATAAGTGAGGCAATACTTGCAAAGCGCCCGGTTAAAAGCAGACAGTATGAAGTGTGGATTGATAAGCGTCATACAGTAAAAAGGGTAAATGATTAGTCATTTGATTTGTTGAGAATGGTTGAAATTATGCCTGAAGGGGAGCATATCAATTAAGGTTCCATTAAAAATGTTATAAAATCAACAGTATTCTTAAACAGAGCTATTTTTTTACCGGATGTCATGTCGTTTGCAATTCAAATAAATGATGCAAAAAATATTTACATGTAAAAAAATATATTGACATACTTAGATATTAATTTTATAATAAGTATTAGATAATTCACACAATTTAATATTTTACGATATTACATATAATTCAATTTACTATGTTGATTTTGTTGAAGGTAAAATGTGAATGAAAAAATCCAACAAAATATTGTAATTTATTATTAATTAAAAATTGATAATTTTATAATTTACAAAAAGATAATACCAACACATGTCGTAAATCATTGCAATATAGATGCTTTAATAACGAGCTATAATCAAATAATATTGTCAGTTTAGTTCAACATCATAAACGTAGGGATTTTTTAATGCTGTTATTGATGTTTTGTTGAACAGATTGTAATTGTCATAATTAAGACTTCAAAAAGAGCATAAAAATCCTATTGATTGAAAATAGATTTTTATGCTCTTTTTGAATCTGCTTATTTGGGCTAGTTTTACATTTTTAGATAAATTATGATTTACATCTTTACTTTACCTGTTATACTGGATGCTTTTTAATTAAACTTGTTGCATAAGAATAAAATATTACAAATAAATATAAAAATATATTTCGATGAAAGGATGACGACTATATGGACAATGATAAGGCTTTACGATTTAATCATCGCATGAGTTTAAAAAAAGTATTTAGCAAATATGGTTCATTTTATCTGTTCCTTTTACCAGCCATAATATGGTATGCAATATTTGCTTACTACCCGATGACCGGTATAATAATAGCTTTTAAAAAATACAGATATGGTTTGGGCGTATTTGGGAGCCACTGGGTTGGACTTCGATATTTTAAAGAATTTCTGGCCGATCCACATTTCTATGAGATTATCCGAAATACTGTTGTGATCAGCCTAGCAAAGCTTATAGTAAATTTTCCTGCTCCAATAATTCTAGCCCTTATGTTTAATGCAGTAAGTGCGAAAATATTTAAACGTACTATGCAGACTGTTTCATATCTTCCTCACTTTGTATCCTGGGTTGTTGTGGCAGCCATTATACAAAAATTTTTTTCACCGACTACCGGATTGATTAATGATATCAGGGTTTCAATGGACTTAAAACCCATATATTACCTTGGGCAAAAGAATCTCTTCCTTCCTTTCATAGTTCTTTCCGATATGTGGAAAGGAGTAGGGTATGGTTCAATAATATATCTTGCAGCACTGACAGGTATTGATCCGACACTTTATGAGGCTGCTGAAATAGACGGCGCAAATGGTTGGAATAAATTATGGCATATTACAATTCCAGGTATAAGCGGAACTGTAGGTATCATGTTCCTGCTCAGCGTAGGCGGATTGTTCGGGGCAAATATGGAACAGATATTGCTTTTACAGACGCCTGCTACATTTGATGTATCTGAAGTTATAGATACATATGTATTAAAACGAGGTTTGAACATGAACCAATTTGATTATGCTACGGCAGTAGGGCTCTTTAGAAGTGTCATAAGCCTTGCTCTCGTAGTTACTGCAAATTATTTATCAAAGAAATTCAGTGAAGTATCTTTGTGGTAAGAGGTGAATAAAATGAATATAGAGACGAACGTACCTAAAATAAATTCAAACAAAGGTATGAAGATTAGAAAATCACGCAGCCAAATATTAGGGAAATGCATTAATTATACATTACTTGCTTTATTAGGACTAATATTTTTGTATCCCTTCTGGTATTGCATTGTATTATCTTTTAATAATGGACTTGATGCATTAAAGGGAGGAGTATACTTCTGGCCCCGTGCCTTTACATGGGAAAATTATTTGAAAGCATTTCAAAATCCATTGATTTTTTCATCTTTCAGGATTTCCATTGAGAGGACATTACTTTCTGTCGTTTTATCTGTTTTTATGACGGCGCTTATGGCGTATGCTCTATCTCAAAGAAACCTTCCAGGCCGTTCAGGGATAATATTCTATTTTTACTTTACAACGCTTTTTTCAGGTGGACTCATTCCGACTTACATCCTGTACCGTCAGATAGGCCTGCTTAACAATTTCTGGGTTTATGTATTGCCAGGACTATATAACTTTTTCAATGCCATAGTATTAAGGACGTTTTTCTATACAATTCCTGAAAGTTTGAAAGAATCCGCCCGTATCGACGGCTGTTCGGAGATACAAATTTTCTTTAAGATAATGTTGCCTTTGTCGATGCCAGCTCTGGCCACGATAGCTTTGTTTGTAGGCGTAGGCAACTGGAATGACTGGTTTACGGGGGCTTATTTTGTTACAACTAAGCGTGAACTTTATACAGCGGCCACATTGCTCAATGATTTACTATCCCAGGCAACTTTTGAAAGCTCAACAGGCTCAACAGGCCAGAAGGCGCAAATAAATGAGGCACTTGCAGCAAGCGTAAGCAAAGCGACGACTCCAGAATCTTTGAAAATGGCATTTTTGGTAATACTCACAATCCCGATAATGTGCATATATCCTTTTCTTCAGAAATACTTTGTCAAGGGTGTAATGATTGGCTCAATTAAAGGATAAAACCTTTATTCGAGATATAAAAATAAAATATTACAAGGAGGCTTATAGTAAAAATGAAGAAAGTTGTTTCAATCTTGCTATCTATAATGCTGCTAAGTACATTTGCAGCATGCGGTGGTAAGAAAGTTAATTCAAATTCCTCGAAAACAGGCGGAGTTACTACATACATTTTTCTGAATTGCTGGAACGGCGGCGCAGCTGACTTCCCTGATGGGTGGGATAAGTCACCACTTGTTGCTGAACTGGCGAAGAAGACGGGTGTTAAATTAAAAGTGGAGACCATAACATCATCTGAAAAAGAGAAGCTTGCTACTGTTTTTGCAAGTGGAGATCTTCCTGATATCACAAATGCTCCATACTGGAGTACCGATCCAGGCGGAGAAGGTGAACTAATTAAAAATGCAGCGGTAGATGGTTTGATTCTTCCTATCAAGAAGTATATAGATAAATATCCAAATATAAAGAGAATGTATCAGGAAGGTATTGTTTCAAAAACTTATTTGGATAAGGATATTAACAATAAAGAGTACGAGGGTGAAATATATGTTATTCCGACTCAGACACCGCGTACTAAAGACGATGTAACAAACTGGGCTTATAATCTGTTTTGCAGAAAAGATATACTTGCTTCTTTGAATATAAAATCGGAGAGTATTACATCAACTCAGGCAGAATATGATCTTATGAAGAAGATCAAGGATGGGAACTTTAAGGACATAAATGGGAAACCGGTTATCGTTGGAAGCACATGGCATGATGGTTGGAACTATGCTGATTTTCTGCGTGGTTTTGGAACCGGGAATGTAACTGGTTGGTCTAAAGATTCAAGCGGAAAGCTTGTTAATGATAGATTTACCCAAAATGAAATAGACAAAGTGTTATTTATGCGCAAGCTTGTTTCTGAAGGACTTTTTGATCCTGAATGTTTCACTCAAACTGATACTCAGGCTAAAGAGAAAATCGTTACCGGACGTGTTGCGATGTTCGGGTGCCATTATCCCAATGAATATGGATTTTTGAAGGGAACACTATATAAAGATCATCCTGAGATGGAATATGTTCCGTTAGGACCAATCCTGAATGAAAAGGGAGAAGTTCCGGCACAGATATCCACAGATGGACGCAGCGGCTCGCCAGTACTTTTCTTCTCAAAGAAAATAAAGAATCCTGAAAAAGCATTGGGTTTTGTCGATTACATTAACTCAGATGAGGGATTGAAACTTGTAACATTCGGAATAGAAGGAACACATTATAAGATGGATGGAAAAGTTCCAAAGTATACCGATGAATGGAATAATATAAGAGCTACAGATGATACTAAATTCAAACTTGCAGGTTTTGGCCTGGCAGGAAATTTCGTAGGAGCTGATCCGCGTAATGGCTGGGGATGGAATCCTGATTACAGTGAAGCGGGATATGTAAATGCCCGTAAGGTTAGTCCGTTGAAGTTCATCGATTATAAAACCGCCGATGATGTCGTCAACACTTGGCCTGGTAAAAAGGCATATGATGAAAAGATGTCTACTTACAATTATGATGATGAACTCAAGAAAGCTTATCTTGCGAAAAGTGATGCCGATGCGACAAAAGTCGTTGAGGAAGTACGTAAACGCATGAAAGCTGCAGGATATGACGAAATGGTCAAGTACCTTAATGATGAGGTTGCCAAGGATCCTAAGGTTTTGAATTAACGATGCTTGATGCAACAACCTGAAAAAATAATATTAGCAAAAACAAAAAGGTCCGCTTAACAAGCGGACCTTTTTTGCGAAAATAAAGAAGGTCCAAATGTGAGAAACTTCTGTATCCATATATTGGTATGAGTCTACCTGAGGATATATCGGGAACTGGGCTGCTCAAGCATGAATCACAGTTTTAACGGCTGTTTTAATTGATCCATTAGTATTCTTCTCCTCGTTTGATTCTTACTAAATGTTAAATATGTGAAATTTATGAGAATTAAGATAACTAAATTTTAGACACAAATCGTTAAAATACAGCTAAATAAAAATAAATGTATTTAATATAAAATGTATTTGATTTCGAGAATATCTGTTAAATGAATATTCCGTTTAAAAGCTCCATGTTCGGATAGTTGGCTCCGATCAATCCGGAGAGATGTGTTCCAATCCAAACAAGTAAAGTTGGTAAATTCTTTGTGACATGTTAGTGATTAATAGTATAAATGCATTTGCACTTTATTTAGATCAATATAGTGCAGATCAATAGGTAAAGGGGGAGTGTTTTTTTGGAAAAACAAATTATGATATCAAAACCTAAGAGTTTATGGTCAAGGTTAGTAAGAGATAGGTTCCTTTATTTATTAATTGCCCCAGGAGTTATATATTTTATAATTTTTAAGATTATACCTTTAGGAGGACTGATCATATCTTTTGAGGATTATTCTCCATATAGAGGATTTTTACATAGTCAGTGGATAGGTTTAAGTAATTACATACGCTTTTTTTCAAATAAAGATTTTTTATTACTTTTGAGAAATACTCTGGTGATAAGTTTCTTGAATCTAATATTTTATTTTCCGATTCCCATAATTTTATCACTTTTATTAAATGAATTAAGAAATCAGAGATTTAAACGTATTTTACAATCGATTGTGTATTTGCCTCACTTTCTTTCATGGGTAATTGTAGTTGGAATATGCTATATATTATTTTCACAATCAAATGGGATTATCAATCAAATAATAATGGCATTTGGGCACAATAAAATTGATTTTTTACAAAATCCGCATATTTTTTGGGGAATGTTGGTTGGACAAAATATATGGAAAGAATCAGGGTATGGAACAATTGTATTTCTTGCAGCAATTTCAGGAATTGATCCACAACAATATGAAGCAGCAATTATTGATGGTGCAAGTCGCATTAAACAAATGTGGTATGTTACGTTACCAGGGATAAGAAGTACTATTATTACTCTTTTAATATTACGTATAGGCAGTATTATGAATGTTGGTTTCGAACAGGTGTTTCTTATGATGAATGGTGCTGTATCTGAAGTTGCAGATGTATTTGAGACCTATGTATATAGAGTAGGCGTACAGAATGGTCAATTTAGTTATACTACTGCGGTTGGTTTTTTTAAATCAATAGTTGGATTAGTGCTTATTTTATTTTCAAATTATATTGCCAGAAGATTTGGTGAAGAAGGTGTTTATTGATGAAGGAGAGCAAAAACGATCGTATTTTTGGTATTTTTAATATTATTCTCTTAGTTATAGCAGCACTTATAATAATTTTACCGTTTTATTATGTTGTTATTATTTCTTTTACAGATCCTACTGAATATTTAGCCAAGCAAGGCTTTGTTTTCTTTTTAAATAAACCTTCTTTAGCTTCTTATAAATATTTACTTTCTACTTCAACATTCAAAAGAGCAACTTCAGTTAATATTTTTATAACAATTATAGGAACAATGCTAAGTTTAATAGTTACAGCTGCTTTTGCCTATGGTTTATCAAGAAAGCGTTTAGTTGGTCGCAGAGTTTTACAGTTTATTGTTTTAATTACATTGATATTTGACCCTGGTATCATACCAAATTATTTGGTAGTACGTAATTTAAAACTTATAGATAACATTTGGTCTTTAATTATTCCAACGTTAACTAGTGGATGGTACATTATTTTAATGAAAAATTTTTTTGATAGTATGCCGACTGAATTAGAAGAAGCCGCGTTAATTGATGGATGTACAGATGCAGGTGTATTTTTTAAGATAATACTTCCTCTATCTGCCGCTGCATTGTCAGCTTTTGGTCTTTTCTTTGCTGTGGGTTACTGGAATACTTTTTTTAAAGCCATTTTGTATATAAATAGTCCTGAAAAATGGCCTTTACAGGTATTATTACAAAATATGTTAATCGATTCAGTGACATCTGAAGCCGGTCAAGAAGGTGGAGAAATGCCTCCTGCAGAGACTATAAAGATGGCTGCTGTAATAATATCTACATTACCTATATTATTTGTGTATCCTTTTCTTCAGAAAAACTTTACAAAGGGAATATTGATAGGCTCAGTTAAAGGATAAATAGTGTTTTCAAAAGTAATAAATTATCCTTAAATTAGGGTGTGATAGGATATCGATATCCTAATAATTATATAAGAAGGTGTATAAAAATATGAGTCTGTGATTCAAAGACCTATTATAATTCAATTAAATTTAAAAGGAGGAAATAAAAATGTTATTTAAAAAGAGAAAGTTGATTTCTACTTTTTTAATTGTTTTTCTTGTTATTTCAGTGTTGTTGGTTGAGTCTTGTGCAAAAAATAATAGCGCTAATACAAATAAGAGTGGATCAAGTCAGGAATCACCTACTGTAGTTACGATATTTACTGAATTTAACACTCCACAGCCTCCTAATTCCAACAATGCAGCCCAAAAAGAAATTGAAAAGCGTACTAATACTAAATTGAACATTATGTGGGCTTCTGCAAACAATTTCAAGCAGAAGGAAAATGTCATACTGGCATCAGGTAATATACCTGATTTAATGAAAATTGTAGATGGGAATTATGGTATTAATAATACACAGTTTATACAGATGGCAAAGCAGGGAGCTTTTTGGGACTTAGGCCCTTATCTAAAAGATTACAAAAATTTAATGCTATATCCAGAAGCAATTTATAATAAGTGCAAATTAGATGGGAAACAATATCTATTACCTTCAGTAAGGCCTTTGGAAGGTACAAGCTATTTTGCAATCAGGAAAGATTGGGTCGATAAATTAAATCTGAAAGTTCCAGAAACAATAGATGATTTATATAATGTACTTAATGCATTTAAGAATAATGATCCTGATGGCAATGGAAAAAATGATACTATTCCATGGAATGGTTGGGGCTGGTCTAGTGTAATCGATACATTTAATGCAAGTACCGGTAAATACAAAGTATCAAATGATGAATTGGTTAATACAGAATTATCGCTTGGTACAAGGCAAGGACTTGAATGGTTGGCAAAAGCATACAAAGACAAATTAATGGACGCAGATTTTTCTACTTTTAAAAAATCTCAAGCTGAAGATCTGACTAAAGGTGGTAACTGTGGAATGGGAGTCGATACTGTTGAAGGAATGTGGAGATCTACTGAGGCTTGTTTGAAAATAAATCCAAAAGCTGACTTTTTACCACTGAATTATTTAACTGGTCCTAATGGCAAATATGCACCACAAGGTAGTGGTATGAGCTGTGCATATGCAATTCCCAAAACAGTTAGTGAAAAGAAGATGAAAAGTATACTTGCTCTTATGGATTTTGGAGCATCAGATGAAGGATTTACTTTAGCATGTTGGGGTGTTAAGGATGTGGATTATACTGAAGATAGCGATGGCTTTAAGACTTTGACAGCTCAGGGTATTAAGGATAATATTGGGCAGAGTTCTTATGGCAAAATATTTGAAAAATATGATAAATATTTATGGGCATTAAGAACAGGTATGCCAAAGAGCGTTTATGAAAGGAATAAAAAGATTATTGATGTAAGGTCAACTTTAAGTATACCTGATCCTACTGTTGGCTTGGTTTCTGAAACTGGTATAAAATTAGGCTCGGAATATAATCAAAAAGCCAATGATTTAAAAACCAAGATTATTATAGGCTCTCA includes:
- a CDS encoding carbohydrate ABC transporter permease, whose translation is MNIETNVPKINSNKGMKIRKSRSQILGKCINYTLLALLGLIFLYPFWYCIVLSFNNGLDALKGGVYFWPRAFTWENYLKAFQNPLIFSSFRISIERTLLSVVLSVFMTALMAYALSQRNLPGRSGIIFYFYFTTLFSGGLIPTYILYRQIGLLNNFWVYVLPGLYNFFNAIVLRTFFYTIPESLKESARIDGCSEIQIFFKIMLPLSMPALATIALFVGVGNWNDWFTGAYFVTTKRELYTAATLLNDLLSQATFESSTGSTGQKAQINEALAASVSKATTPESLKMAFLVILTIPIMCIYPFLQKYFVKGVMIGSIKG
- a CDS encoding exo-alpha-sialidase → MEFEIKIHEHLFGDERPFNNCHASTLILLPSDEILVAYFGGTEEGNDDVAIWYSRRRGGRWSSPVKAADIKGIPHWNPVLYREEDGTIYLFYKVGHKIPQWRTLLITSRDNGQTWSESKELVEGDRGGRGPVKNKLIRLSNGTWLAPASVEGEYWNAFTDSSFDRGKTWIKGAAVPLKRTGNSSFVGKGVIQPTLWESTPGRVHMLLRSTEGYIFRSDSLDYGRTWCEAYSTGLPNNNSGIDLVKMNNGILALAYNPVGQNRGPRFPLAISLSHDNGLTWREKMILEEQPGEYSYPAIVSNGNNLFITYTWKRENIAFWEITLKY
- a CDS encoding carbohydrate ABC transporter permease yields the protein MKESKNDRIFGIFNIILLVIAALIIILPFYYVVIISFTDPTEYLAKQGFVFFLNKPSLASYKYLLSTSTFKRATSVNIFITIIGTMLSLIVTAAFAYGLSRKRLVGRRVLQFIVLITLIFDPGIIPNYLVVRNLKLIDNIWSLIIPTLTSGWYIILMKNFFDSMPTELEEAALIDGCTDAGVFFKIILPLSAAALSAFGLFFAVGYWNTFFKAILYINSPEKWPLQVLLQNMLIDSVTSEAGQEGGEMPPAETIKMAAVIISTLPILFVYPFLQKNFTKGILIGSVKG
- a CDS encoding sugar ABC transporter permease, coding for MEKQIMISKPKSLWSRLVRDRFLYLLIAPGVIYFIIFKIIPLGGLIISFEDYSPYRGFLHSQWIGLSNYIRFFSNKDFLLLLRNTLVISFLNLIFYFPIPIILSLLLNELRNQRFKRILQSIVYLPHFLSWVIVVGICYILFSQSNGIINQIIMAFGHNKIDFLQNPHIFWGMLVGQNIWKESGYGTIVFLAAISGIDPQQYEAAIIDGASRIKQMWYVTLPGIRSTIITLLILRIGSIMNVGFEQVFLMMNGAVSEVADVFETYVYRVGVQNGQFSYTTAVGFFKSIVGLVLILFSNYIARRFGEEGVY
- a CDS encoding GntR family transcriptional regulator; translation: MLTKRIFEQVRELIEEEARDKKPGEALDTEVNYARRFGVSRPTVRKAVEDLISIGLISRIPGKGLVMAVQDETPYRGKLLIAIPCDTGDGFLFRVMMGCVEEANLLGFDYKILSTKDSASRLEQVKHEHISDFCAVITCCYEEDAEYELISYLKRKGLPVILIDNPPRHIDVPCITCDDYDGGYKMGTYLAKKGHRSIINISIDRPVLTIERRNKGFLQAMEDASVNYDKSLIINGTQEFYSRFTPRDFKSGKYTAICSHTSLMIYDISGWLYKNGLSIYDDVSIMGYGDLAYVPMQNVFLTSIGVPIYEMGKGAVEEISEAILAKRPVKSRQYEVWIDKRHTVKRVND
- a CDS encoding ABC transporter permease subunit — encoded protein: MDNDKALRFNHRMSLKKVFSKYGSFYLFLLPAIIWYAIFAYYPMTGIIIAFKKYRYGLGVFGSHWVGLRYFKEFLADPHFYEIIRNTVVISLAKLIVNFPAPIILALMFNAVSAKIFKRTMQTVSYLPHFVSWVVVAAIIQKFFSPTTGLINDIRVSMDLKPIYYLGQKNLFLPFIVLSDMWKGVGYGSIIYLAALTGIDPTLYEAAEIDGANGWNKLWHITIPGISGTVGIMFLLSVGGLFGANMEQILLLQTPATFDVSEVIDTYVLKRGLNMNQFDYATAVGLFRSVISLALVVTANYLSKKFSEVSLW
- a CDS encoding aminoglycoside phosphotransferase family protein — its product is MRYGKVIGVGNTATVYEWAKDKVLKLFYPGYPKDAVEREFHNALSIRDMDFPKPKAYEIISSEERIGIVYDMVKGESLLDWVMKTGDVQECAIYMAKLHKAIIHNKVSNVPNYKEFLKSHIPNTLSVNLKKQEEILQMIDSLPDGNTLCHGDFHPGNILISDGHTMVIDFMNVCHGYFLYDVARTVFLVEYTPVPMEVDDRELFLRLKKALADLYLMQMNVTREMIQDYLSVIIAVREGECPNE
- a CDS encoding extracellular solute-binding protein; the encoded protein is MLFKKRKLISTFLIVFLVISVLLVESCAKNNSANTNKSGSSQESPTVVTIFTEFNTPQPPNSNNAAQKEIEKRTNTKLNIMWASANNFKQKENVILASGNIPDLMKIVDGNYGINNTQFIQMAKQGAFWDLGPYLKDYKNLMLYPEAIYNKCKLDGKQYLLPSVRPLEGTSYFAIRKDWVDKLNLKVPETIDDLYNVLNAFKNNDPDGNGKNDTIPWNGWGWSSVIDTFNASTGKYKVSNDELVNTELSLGTRQGLEWLAKAYKDKLMDADFSTFKKSQAEDLTKGGNCGMGVDTVEGMWRSTEACLKINPKADFLPLNYLTGPNGKYAPQGSGMSCAYAIPKTVSEKKMKSILALMDFGASDEGFTLACWGVKDVDYTEDSDGFKTLTAQGIKDNIGQSSYGKIFEKYDKYLWALRTGMPKSVYERNKKIIDVRSTLSIPDPTVGLVSETGIKLGSEYNQKANDLKTKIIIGSQPIEAWDKYVEQLKSDQDYLKIDKEYNDAYQAKLKQQ